TCCAGTTTGGGCCCGTGGATGGCTGGTGGCATCGTTGCTTGTGATAAATGTGGGTAGATGACATCTCGGGAGAGAAGCTTTGGGGATGTTGGTCTTGAGGTTTGTGAGAAATCCAGTGACACCGTGTAGGCTGTCAGATATGTGGGCTGAAAGCCCCTGGGAAGGCCCAGGCCAGAGGCATGTCCGTTTGGGAACCGTTGCAGAGCAGACAGAGGGACTGAAGCAGCGGGAGGGCGGGCTGCCCGGGCGAGAGGAGGGCGGGGTAAGACCACGGGAAGGCCCAGAACTGAACCCTGAGACACTAACggtttttctttcaactttttgttttgacataatttcagacttacagaaaagcAGTGAGTCCATTACAAATATTTCCCACGTACTCTTCACCTAGATTTCCCgaatgttaatattttaccaGATCTTAAATTCTTTTCTATGTATATACATGGTTTTTCCTGAGCTAGTCCAGAGTGAGCTGCGGACGTGATGCGCCTTCATCCTTATATACCCCAGtggctctttccttttttaaattttttgattagtttttaaagatttatttatttgagagagacagagagagagagtacaagtgggagggaggagcagcctgacgcagggcttgatcccaggaccctggcatcatgatctgagctgaaggcagatgcttaaccgactgagccgcccaggcgccccatccagtGGCTCTTTCCTAAGAACGAGGACCTTCTCTTTCATAATCAGACAAcaatgatcaaaatcaggaaattaacattggtatcTTATTTTAACCAGCTACAGACCTTTGTCCCATTTTGCCAATTTCCCCAATAATACCCTTGACAGCAAAGGAGAATCCTGGCTACTCTATTGCATTCAGTTGTCCTTCTATTAATCTGGGAAAGTTCTTTCCTTCGATGTTTCTTTGTCTATCATGACATTGCCATTTTCGGCAAGTACAGACCAGTTTTTGGTAAAGTGAATCTTGACTTGAGTTTATGTGTTTTCTTCATACCTAGGTTCGGGTCACGCGTCCGAGGCAGGAACAGCCCAGAAGTGATGTGGTGCCTTCTCGGTGCGTCCTCTGGGAGGTACACCGCATTTCTCTGCCCCACTGTTGGCGATGTTAATTTACATCACGTGGTTGAGGTGAGGCCTGCCAGCATTCTCCCTGTAAAGTGactgtttttccctttgcaatTAATAAACTCAAGCCAACGTTGAAAGGTCAGGTTgaggaggaagagccaggaggAGAGCTTGTGAAGGGGCAGTGGGGACATGGGAGCAAGACCAGAACAGCTCGGAGTGGGGAAGAGGTGCTGAAGGGAGGGCGTGGCCGGTCATTGGGTCCCGGCAGGCGGGAGGCCAGTCCGATGGGGGTGAGAAGTGTCCATTGGCTGCAGCTTCCCCAGCAGGTCGTCGTCTAGGTGGAGCGATGGCCTGGAGCCAGCCTGTGGAACAGAAGTGCAAGAAGAGGGCGAGAATAGAGACAACAGGGAAAACGCTTCTCGGGGGAGGTTTGTCTGGATGGGGCAGAGGGATACAGGCCATGGaggagacgtgtgtgtgtgtgtgtgtgtgtgtgtgtgtgtctgtgtgtgtgtgtgtgtgtgtctgcgtgtctgtgtgtatgtgtctgcgtgtatgtgtgtgtgtctctgtgtgtgtgtgtgtctgtgtatgtgtgtgtgtctgtgtctgcatgtatgtgtgtgtctgtgtatgtgtgtgcgtgtgtctgtgtgtctgtgtgtgtgtctatgtgtgtgtgtctctgtgtgtgtgtacgtgtgtgtgtgcgcgcatcaGAGAGATGGTTTCTGATACgtggaagggacagagggtgTGGAGAGCCTGATGGGAGGGGACCACATGAAAGGTCAACCATCTCTGGTTGCGCAGAGGGAATGGAAGAAGTCTTGGGGGGTCCTCCTGAGCCGCAGGAGGCAGTGGGAGCCGGTGGTCCCGATGGCGTGGTGGGGTGGGTTTGGCTCAGAGTCCAGTCTGCTGGCCTGTTTCCTCTGCTAAGGAGGAGGTGCAGGGGACTGAAAGGAGGGCTGGCCATGCAGAGGGAAATGAGTGATGTTAGACATGACCTCTGGAGAGAGGACGAGAGCAAGCTGACCAGTGTGGAGATGGGCAGTGGGGGGTGTGGAGACAAGTCCGGGGTTCGGAGACCATGATGTGAATCCCAAAGGCTTTTCACTGCCTGCTGCAGGCAGACAAGACAGACCTGGGGACTCAGGGGTGGGGTTTCCCAGGACGGCAGCGGGACTCGGAGGACAGTGAAGAAGGCAGGAggggatggaaggagagggagaaggagcgcTGGAAGCGGTGGGGTCTCGGTGCTAGCAGGGGATTTGTACAGTCAGAGTAGCAGGGTGACAGGATGTCAGCCAGAGCGGCAGTCCACAGGGAGGCACAGGGTCAGCGCTGTGGGCGGTGGTGAGCAGCTCAGGctgtgctggggagaggggctgcgAGGGCGTGGAGGGGAGGTACTTGGAGAGGCGGGGGTCTGGGAACTGGGAGGCCGAGGGACAGGTGGTCCCCAGGGAAGCCTCACTCACCCGGTGctggcaggggcggggcgggtgGGGAAGAAGGTCATGAGCCAGGGCCGCCAGGTTTACAAGTCAGAAGAGATGGCTGCTCTGaacagacggggggggggggggcactgaagCCCTTGAGGGGTGGTACTTTTGACAGGGAGGAGACACTGCCCCGGGTGAGTACCAAAGAGACCAGGGATCCGCTCCACCTTGGActctggggggcaggggtgggagcgACAGAAAAAGCAGCTTTGGAGAGGACCAAGGGTGTTTCCAGGGGTGAGCTAGATGTCTgttaaagcaggaaagaagggagCATTTGGAGCAGAAGTAGGGTGGCTTGTGATGGGCTGGGGTGTAGAGCAGCTCAGTCGCCCCCAGAGAGCCAGGCACACAGGTGACAGACAGGAGCAGTACTGTGGGTATTGTGGGAAGGCTCCTGGGTCTGAAATACTTGGAAACTCCACCCCGCCTGCAGCCCCAGATGGGGAAGGTGGAGGTCTCAGCCCCACATCTGGCCCCCATCAGCACGAGGGGACCATCAGGGCTCAAGTCCAGCAGGCCCGTGGCTTCCTCCAGGAAAAGCTGACGAGCATGGGGGTGAGGAGGCGGCACTGCCCGTGGCCCGAGGCCAGTGGAGGCTGGGCCAATCCCAGCCTTGCCCAGCCCTCCGGCTCCAGAAATCAGAGGCTTGGCAGCTCCCTGGGTGATGTGAGGGACacggtgtgtgtggggggggtctgCGGCCACTGGGTGGGGCCCTCCCTCTGTTCTAAGCCATTCAGTCCCACAAGGGCTTCTGGAGTGCCCAGCATGTCTGGCCCGTCTGCCTGAGTCCTCATTGCGCCTGCTGGCTGGAATGAGCTCAGAGCGGGGTTTGGTTTCCATTAGATCAGAGGCTGTGAGCCAAAGAGAGCCCTGGGTTTGTGTCCTGGTTCGGTCTCTGCTACTGATATAACAGGAGATTTTGGAAGTCCTTGCCCCTttgagggcctcagtttctttatttgtataCTGGGGCTGTGACAGACACCCTCTCTGAAGCCAGCAGTCATCTGTTCCCAAGACGGACACCCCTTTTAGCTGGTTCAGATCAAATCCCCAGTCCGAGCTATGAACTGGTGGGTGCAGGCAGGCCCTGGGGCCCCCAAACCTCCTGGGTTTTTAGGGGGTGAAAGCGTCCCTAGCATTCCCTCAGCCCTAGGCCTTATCCATCAATCCTTTGGCAGTTGGGTGTCTTCTCTACCCCTCAATGCTCCCTCTCACACTGCCCCTACCCCAGGCCGTGTTCTGGGCCACAGGCATAGGAAGGGGCTTCTTAAGGCCTCAGCGCCACCCCTCCAAACTCATTTGCTCCCCATTCCCTGCCTGAAATGCCAGCAGCAGGCAAGCAAGCATTCCTTGAGCTGGACATGGATCTCTAAAGACACTGTGCTCTGGGATAGGAGTTTGAGAAGCTATCAGACAATCACACCTTAGTGTGAAATAATTGGTTTGATCTTTTTCCAAGGGGAAACAGACAGAAGGGAGGGCATGTCCAGAACCTGGGAGATAGGTGGGAGGGACAGGGGATAGAGAGCCACCCCAGGGGACTGTCCAGGCTGTGGGAAATCTCCCCCAGGATCCACCCACactttccattcctttctctgaCTTCAGGGCACCCACCAGGAGAGAAGAGCTGACTCTGtcactctccctttcccttttccttccctgacCCGGGGTTCTGGGCACCCTTGGGCCATGTAGCCTGGTTGGGAGTAGGGGGCGATGGGGCCTAGTTTTCAGGGTTCTATAGCTGAGCTGCCACGGTAACTGGGGGAAATAAACACTCTGGGTTTCATGGTCCAAGTTCTGCGGTGATGTCATCCCTAGCTCTAGCCTGCTAGGTCCTGTGTCTGGCTGCACCCCAGGCGGCCTCAGCTGCTCAAGCCAGAGGATCGACTTCCTTCCCAACCCCCAAGCAGCTTCTCGAGTGGGGGGGAGAGTGGACACAGGGGCTTGGGCAGGGGCATCTAGAACAGGCTCCACACAGGCCTAGCCCCTTGCCCACCACCTGGATCTCTCAGTAGCTATTGCTCCCTCCTGGGCCCCAGCCATGAAACTGTCCAAGGGGGCCAGGAACTCTGTGTTCAATGGGCAGCGCCCAGAGGAGAAAGTTCCGGTGCCCTCGAGGCGGGAGGTAAAGCAGACCCCTGGGGTCATGGCAGTGGTCAAAGGTGAGAGCCGGCCCCTGCCCTGCGCTTGGATTCCCTTCTCTGCAGGGCTGCTGAAGGTGCCCCAGCCTTCTAGCCCTGCCTCCCGCAAAGCTCCCGAGGACTCTCCTCCAAGCCCACAGAAGATTTGCACCTTTAAGCTGAACCTCAGAGGCAGTATTAGCTGCTGGAAATTTcaggggggtaggggtgggagggaacatgGTGTACGATTTTCCAGTTTTGGAAAGAAGCTAGGGATTCAAAGGAGCTTTTAGCCCACCATTAGCTTTCCTCACTTCCCTTGAATCTTACCCTCAACTGAAAGCAGACAAACTAATTCTTACTACATTGTTAATGACTGACTGTCGGTCTATGGGGGAGGTGGTTTAGTATGTGATTACATGTTTGTGGTCTCTTGGCTGATTGTCTCAGAATTTTCACATTACCGGGCttgtgtgactttgaacaaaCTGGTATTTCTaagtctcatttttctcatctgtaaggtggGAAACACAATGGTACCAATTTTATGGCGTTGTTAGGAGGCTTAGCTGAAACAATCCATGTCAATACTTAGTGTAGTGCTTGGTGCAGAAGAAGTTCTCAGTTAATTGTAACTATTATCTTTCATATTTCACATTGCCTAAGATAGATTGCATTTTATCTGGGAACattgtttttcccccaaaggagGCTCGATGGTGGGATTTGCGGCGGTGTGACATCAGCAGAAGCAAAGATCCCAATATTCTCAGGGCACACTGCGTTCGGGGCTTCCCCTGCCTCTGATCCTGTGCACTGAGGCTGACAGCTGCCCTGTCCATCCTCGCAGGTCCGGGCCCAGCCAAGTACCCCCGGCCATCCTGCACAGGCTACTTACACCATGACGTCTCCATGTTCCAGGAGCCAGCCTATACTCTGCACACCAGACACTCAGAGAAGCGTGAGTGCCCCCCACGCCCGTCATCCCTTGGGCTCTGGGTTATTATTGTTggatgtttggggggggggtagtgagAGGTAGGGAGCCATTACCTGTAGCCACAGGACCCTGGGAACCCAGGCCTGCCCTGAAgaggacacccgggtggctcactGGGTCCAGAAGGAAGCCCCCAGAGATGCCCATGTGACCCACCCCTCCAAAGGCAGCTCTGTGGGGCGCTTCCAGGTGGGCCTCCCGAGGGAGCTCCGAAGGGCCGCTGGCACTGTCCAGCAGGCGGGCCAGAGTCTCCTCTCTGTCTTGTCTTGAGCCAGGGCCCTTTAGCTCTGGCTGCTGTGGGTTCACTTGCCACAGAAGTTGGGCAGAAATAGCTGGGGAGTAGGGAAAAGTGGTGGGAATGGTGGCCCCCTCAAGCTTCCCAGGCGGCTTAGAACCACCTGGAAGGGCATGAGCAGAAAGCCGCAGAAGAACTCTGGCTGCTGGTCAAGGCCAGCGAGAGAAGAAGGTGGGCAGGGGAGTCGAGGGGTGTATCCGGGGGTGTGAGATCGAGAGGCCTGCTTGGTTCCTCCCTGGCATAACATGGTGTCTTCAGCAGGGGAACCCCCATCCAGGGCTGGGCCCCTTCTTAGTACTAACAATAGCCACTCTGCCTATGATTACCCCTTGGCACAGCTCCCCGATGGGAGCCAACCAAGTTGCTATGCAGCTGTTATTTTATCTGCTTCTCCGAGCAAGTTCTTGAGACTGCTTCTCCGAGCAATTTTCCTGGCAGAGGGACACAAGAGGTCATGCATTACaagccccattttgcagatgaggaaatcaagggtTGGGAAACACCAAAGAGTCCAAGGAATTGGAAGGGAGACCTCACTTCTCTACTGGGCAAAGGAGATCTTCACCTGGAGGCAATCCAGGCTCACCCTAAGGCATCTTCTGGGGCTGACTGGGCCTCTCTGTGGCTGCCCTGCAGGGGTCATGGACATTTGCAGCCCTGGGCCTTGCTATTTCTTGGATCCCAAAATAACCCGGTTTGGAATGTCCAGCTGCCCGCAGGTCCCCATGGAGGAACGCATCTCTAACCTGCGTaagaggggatgggagagggatgtgggggttgggaggatggGGGGCGGGAGTCCACCCTTAGGACCTGAGCAGGGACAAAGGGTCATGACTCCCCTTTGCCAGGTGTGTCTTTGGATCCTGGCATCTCCCTGCAAGCTTATATCAAGACACTGATGTCCCCATGTCGGTGTCACCCTATTTACGTCTTGAAGCCAATGTTATGCATGTGTGTCAGCAGGCAAGGTTATGATAAAAATGTCATGGGTTTCACAGTGTATCAGGGATATTGTCATGCTAATGAGCTCACAGACTGTAGTGATTTCAGGATGTTTTCTGGGTGCTGTTACGGGGATGATATCAGGATGCTGACATCCCAAGTGTGACGTTCTGATGATACTTGTGATTTTTATCTTATGATAACAGTGTCAATACTGATGTCACTGCGGCCTaagtccctctccctgcctgtagCCCTATGCAGGGGTGGTGATGTCCCTGTCCGACGATAAAGTGGTTATAGTAATGTCATATCAGGTTAACAAAGACCTCTTACCTCTCTACCTGGACCCATCAGTTGGACACCAGGAGACATGGCCTGGCTCCCACCCTGAGACCCTTCCCCTCCATTCATCCACTCTCAGGCCTGAGCCCCAACCCAGCCTCCTGCCATTACAACTTGGAGAAGACCCACCCACCTGGGGAACGCAGGGCTCCCCAGTATGCTTTTGGCTACCGGTGCCCATACAGAGTGACGGACCCCAATCCAGCCCCCAACCGGTACCAGCTGCCACTCTTGCTGGGGCCCAGCAACCCCGTCAGCCGAGCTGCTCCTTGCTATAGTTTCACCTCGGAGCACAAGAACTGGTTCTACAAGGAGAATGTGGCAGGAGGCCCCGGGCCAGCCACGCACGCCCGGCCCGAGCCCTCCGTCTACCAGAGCCGCAGCCCCGTCTACAGCATGGCCAAGCGATTCGCCTACCCAATGGACCACACACCTCGGCCTGGCCCCGGCTCCCACAATGTCCGGCAGGTCACGGTGCACAAGCCCCACACACCTGCGTTCACCATGGGCATCAAGCACTCACCCCACCTGTGCCCGCTGGTCATCGACATTCACGACTAAGGCCCCTCCTGGGGCAcacacccacccctcccctcagaagttatttttctgtattgaaCTGAGCAATTTACCCAGGTTTCAAGTAGCAGAGCTGGTGCCTGGTGTGGCTGGTGTACTGAAGGCATTagataaatattttcacttatttagttttttgttttgcaaacACTGGCTGCTTCCTTTGGGGCCTGCCCTGAGTGAGGGGCTGGGATGCTCGGAGGCACTGTAGGGGTCCCTCTCTGGGAGAAGGTCTGTTCCAACTCAGCAGGGGAGGCAGCTAGCAGCCCTGGGCAGAGGCTCTGGACAGCTACGTTCTAGTCTGAACGCTGCCGCTAAcatgctgtgtggccttgggcagctcTTGTCCTCTAGGCCTCTCGGGGCTGCCCTTGGGACAGTGAGGGGGGAGTGTAGGTCTGGAGCATGTTCAAGTTCCCTCCAGCTCCACAACGGTGTGACTCTGGTCCCTGACAGGGGTCAGCCCCCGAg
The sequence above is drawn from the Ursus arctos isolate Adak ecotype North America unplaced genomic scaffold, UrsArc2.0 scaffold_28, whole genome shotgun sequence genome and encodes:
- the CIMAP1C gene encoding outer dense fiber protein 3-like protein 1, whose product is MKLSKGARNSVFNGQRPEEKVPVPSRREVKQTPGVMAVVKGPGPAKYPRPSCTGYLHHDVSMFQEPAYTLHTRHSEKRVMDICSPGPCYFLDPKITRFGMSSCPQVPMEERISNLRLSPNPASCHYNLEKTHPPGERRAPQYAFGYRCPYRVTDPNPAPNRYQLPLLLGPSNPVSRAAPCYSFTSEHKNWFYKENVAGGPGPATHARPEPSVYQSRSPVYSMAKRFAYPMDHTPRPGPGSHNVRQVTVHKPHTPAFTMGIKHSPHLCPLVIDIHD